DNA sequence from the Candidatus Krumholzibacteriota bacterium genome:
ACTGGAACGTTGAAGGAGAAGATAAAACTGAAGACAGCGCCGCCCAGGCCGCAGATGAAGTAATATTTAAGAAAACGGCGGCTTCCCCATACCTGCTCGAGAGTAGTGCCGAACATCCAGATGACGATCATATTGAAAAAGATATGGGAAAGACTGCCATGAAGGAACATATAGGTGACCAGCTGCCAGATATACCCCTTGAAGATGACATCTCTGGGGTAGAGAGCGAAGAAATCCTGGAAACCGGTCCTTGACAGTATTATCTGCAGGAAAAAGACTATTACGTTGGCTATTACTATCTTGTTTACGACGCTGTTTCCAAAAAGGTTTGAATATGGGTTCCTTCGGTACTGGTATTGCATACTAATTTCCGTTTCCTTTCGTTCCTGACATAACAGGATAATAATGTATCATGGCCGTGCGGGCAAGTATAACGATATTTTTGTGATAAGCCCGGGATCAGCCCCTCTTCGAAAGGGGAGACCACCATGTTTCCGCCTTCGATTTCGACTCGACCCCTGTTTGAATAATATGATATAATCGAACAAATATCCTTTATAAGAGGTGTGTCATGACGTTGAAGAACTTGTTACTGCTGTTGTTGATCCTTTCGTCCTTTTCATCCGCCGGCGCTCAACAGATATGGACAGTCAACGATGATGGATCGGGCGATGCTCCGACGATCCAGGCAGCGATCGATTCGACAGTGGAAGGGGACCGCGTCAGGGTGAACGGCGGAACGTATTACGAAACTGGACTGGTAATAGATGGAAAGAACATTTGGATAATATCGGGTGATGGGATCCCCGTCATTGAATCTCCCGAACCTGGCATCGGCACATGCCTCACTTTGAGAAATGTGAATTTCACATGCGCGATATGGGGGATCAAGCCGACCGGTTTTGAGACAGGCATACTTGTGGATGACTGTTCTCCGATGGTCAGTTTCCTTGTTCTCTCCGGATCGGTTGCGGGAATAAGAGTCACCGGCACATCGTCTGCCCCCGAGATATCGTTCGACCTGATCGAGAGCTGTGATACGGGAGTCAGTATCGAGGGAGGAAGCGGTATTACCGTAAGAAACATGACAATAGTCGAGGGAGGGACAGGTATCAGCGTATCGGGGGGGAATGTCTCGATAAGCAACAATATCCTCTACAGGCAGCAGACCGGCATCGCCTGCACGGGCGGGGCATCGATCATCACTTGTAACGATTTATGGGAGAATACGGTCGACTATGATGGATGCGCCCAGGGCGCTGGTGATTTTTTCGAGATGCCTCGTTTCTGTTATGAAGCTGGCGATTCACCGGGCCTTTACTATCTTCATGTCGATTCACCGTGTTGGGCGGCGAATAACAGCTGCGGTGTCAATCTGGGTGCTTTCACTTCCGCGCCTGGATGTTCCGGCGTGGCTGTCAGGGAATCGACCTGGGGCGTTATCAAGCAGTTGTATACGGAGTAGTGTCATAT
Encoded proteins:
- a CDS encoding right-handed parallel beta-helix repeat-containing protein, with the translated sequence MTLKNLLLLLLILSSFSSAGAQQIWTVNDDGSGDAPTIQAAIDSTVEGDRVRVNGGTYYETGLVIDGKNIWIISGDGIPVIESPEPGIGTCLTLRNVNFTCAIWGIKPTGFETGILVDDCSPMVSFLVLSGSVAGIRVTGTSSAPEISFDLIESCDTGVSIEGGSGITVRNMTIVEGGTGISVSGGNVSISNNILYRQQTGIACTGGASIITCNDLWENTVDYDGCAQGAGDFFEMPRFCYEAGDSPGLYYLHVDSPCWAANNSCGVNLGAFTSAPGCSGVAVRESTWGVIKQLYTE